The Indicator indicator isolate 239-I01 chromosome 22, UM_Iind_1.1, whole genome shotgun sequence genome includes a window with the following:
- the MAP2K3 gene encoding dual specificity mitogen-activated protein kinase kinase 3 has protein sequence MDKKQDSKGSLEPHKPVKGKKKRDLRITCVPIKPPVANTTPPRNLDSRTFITIGDKNFEVEADDLVAISELGRGAYGVVEKVRHAQSGTIMAVKRIRATVNTQEQKRLLMDLDISMRTVDCFYTVTFYGALFREGDVWICMELMDTSLDKFYKKVLEKKKTIPEDILGKMAVSIVRALEHLHSKLSVIHRDVKPSNVLINKEGHVKMCDFGISGYLVDSVAKTMDAGCKPYMAPERINPELNQKGYNVKSDVWSLGITMIELAILRFPYESWGTPFQQLKQVVEEPSPQLPTDRFSKEFVDFTAQCLRKNPAERMNYLELMEHPFFTLHDTKETDMASFVTEILGEDS, from the exons aCTCCAAAGGATCGTTGGAGCCGCACAAACCGG TGAAAGGCAAGAAGAAGAGGGACCTGAGGATAACATGTGTCCCCATCAAGCCACCTGTTGCCAACACCAC gcctccaaggaACTTGGACTCCAGAACGTTCATTACCATTGGAGATAAA AACTTCGAGGTGGAAGCTGATGACCTGGTGGCGATTTCAGAGCTGGGCCGTGGAGCCTACGGGGTGGTGGAGAAGGTCCGGCACGCGCAGAGCGGCACCATCATGGCTGTGAAG CGGATCCGAGCCACTGTGAACACTCAGGAGCAGAAGAGGTTGTTGATGGACTTGGACATCTCCATGAGGACAGTCGACTGCTTCTACACTGTTACCTTCTATGGAGCCCTCTTCCGTGAG GGTGATGTGTGGATCTGCATGGAGCTCATGGACACCTCCCTAGATAAATTCTACAAGAAAgtgctggagaagaagaaaaccatccctgaagacattttgGGGAAGATGGCTGTGTCT ATTGTACGAGCCCTGGAGCATCTGCACAGTAAACTGTCTGTAATCCATAGAG ATGTGAAACCTTCCAACGTGCTGATCAACAAGGAGGGCCATGTCAAAATGTGTGACTTTGGGATCAGTGGCTACTTGGTGGACTCAGTGGCAAAGACCATGGATGCTGGCTGCAAACCATACATGGCT CCAGAAAGAATAAACCCTGAGCTGAACCAGAAGGGCTACAACGTGAAGTCGGATGTCTGGAGTCTCGGGATCACAATG ATCGAGTTGGCCATTCTTCGCTTCCCATATGAGTCCTGGGGGACTCCCTTCCAACAGCTCAAGCAAGTGGTGGAGGAGCCCTCACCCCAGCTGCCCACTGACCGCTTCTCCAAGGAGTTTGTGGACTTCACAGCAcagtg CTTAAGGAAGAACCCTGCTGAGCGAATGAACTATTTAGAACTTATG GAGCACCCTTTCTTTACTTTGCATGACACCAAAGAGACTGACATGGCTTCCTTCGTGACAGAGATCCTGGGGGAAGACTCCTAA